DNA from Geobacillus vulcani PSS1:
ATCCCGGCTACGATGGTGCTAGGGAAGCGTTTCAGTTTCATCACTTCCGATTGGAGACAGTGCCCGTTTCCGAAACGAGCGTGGACCTTTCGTCACTGAGGGAGATGTCATCGCGGCTCATCTATGTGACCCCTTCACACCAAAGTCCCATGGGAGTCAGCATGCCGATCCAGCAGCGATTCCTGCTCATCCAATGGGCCAACGAGGTGAATGGCTATATTATTGAGGATGATTATGACAGCGAATTTCGCTATACGCAAAAACCGTTTCCGGCTCTTGCCTCCATTGATTCGTCAAGAGTCATTTATCTAGGCAATTTCTCGAAATCGTTTTTGCCTGGGATTCGGCTCAGCTATATGGTATTGCCGTTGCCGCTTTTAGACCGTTATCGACAACGGTTTCGTCTTTTCGAAAGCACGGCGTCCATCCTCAGCCAATTGGCGATGGCCAAATTTATGGAAGAAGGGGAGTGGAGCCGCCACATTAAACGCATGCGCCTCGTATACAAACGAAAAATGGAGCGCTTAACCTTAACACTGCGAAAGGCATTGGGAGATATGATTTCGATTATTGGCGAACAGTCCGGTTTATACGTGTTAATCAAAGTCCATTCTGACTGTTCAGAAGAACAGTTGATTCAGCGCGCTCTGTCTCATGGGGTAAAGGTGTATCCAACCTCGCGTTATTTTGTCAAGCGCCGTCCCAATCAGCCGATCATTAAACTTGGTTTTAGCGGCTTGTCGCTTGAGGACATTGAGCTTGGCGTAGAGTTGCTAAAAAAAGCGTGGCGCTAACCACGCCGCGATCGGACTGCTTGGAGCTGTCCCCGTTCTTCCAAGGAAACCGCCCATGAAAGCGGACAGCCGGCATTAGACGCCGACTGTCCGCCCGATCAGTACGCCAAGAACAATGATCACCAACGCGCCGCGCCCGCGATCGGACCGACAAGGCGCATCGCCTCTCCTTCCCCACCGGGGCGGCCGAGTGTTGAGGCGACGAGCGCGATTCGCGCCGGGGACGCCATCGTCATATTCGACGCGGCGACGTTTTGTGCGGCGGCGTACCAGATGGCGGGCTCATGCAGTTGTTTTTTGACTTTTTCCGTCACATGGCGAGGAATCAAAGCGGCGATGACGAATAAAAGAGTAAACGTATCTTTGCCAAAGGGGTGTGCCAATGAGCATCGGCCAAGAATATTTGCGAGTGGTGCGCGCGCGCTTTCTCGACATGAAAACGATCGCCGAACGAGCGATGGCTCAATGTTCGGAGGAACAACTGTTCCATTGTTTTCATGAGGAGGCCAACAGCATCGCCATCATTGTCAAACATATGAGCGGAAATATGGTGTCGCGCTGGACAGACTTTTTGTCATCGGATGGGGAAAAACCGAACCGCAACCGCGATGATGAGTTTATCAACGATTTTCATACGCGCGAAGAAGTCATGGCCTGCTGGGAAAAGGGGTGGTCCGCTTTGTTTCAGACGCTCAGCGAACTGCAAGAAACGGACTTGTTGCGGACGGTCACGATCCGCGGTGAGCCCCATTCTGTCATCGAAGCGATTGAGCGACAAATGTACCATTATTCGTATCATATCGGACAAATCGTCTATATCGCGAAACAGCTGAACGCCGAGCGCTGGAAAGCGTTGACGATCCCGAGAAAAAGAAAACGCTAGCCCCCCAGCAAAAAGCGAGGGCGTGTCAAGTTTTTTCAGACACGCCCTCGCTCATCCGGCAATGGTTTATTTTTACTGCATCTTAAACTGCAAAAACAACTCATTATAGTAGGCGAGCATACGTTTCCCTAAGTTTTCGTACACTTCCAAGCGCCCTGCCGAATCCAAATCAGGGTAAAAGCGCCGGTCATTGGCAATGTCTTTTGGCAAATAGCGAAGCGCCGCGCGATTCGGCGTCGAGTAGCCGACATATTCGGCGTTTTGCGCCGCGTGTTTCGGGTCAAGCATAAAATTGATAAACGCGTGCGCGCCTTCGATGTTTTTCGCTGTTTTCGGAATGACCATGTTGTCAAACCATAAATTGGATCCTTCCTTGGGCACGACATAGTCCAACGCTTCGTTTTCGGAAATGATTTCCGCCGCATCGCCCGACCAGACGACACCGACCGCCGCCTCTTCGTTGGCAAGAAGCAGTTTGATTTCATCGCCGACAATGGCCTTCACATTCGGCATAAGCCGGTCGAGCTTTCGTTTCGCCTCTTGCAGATGCTGCTTGTTCGTATCGTTGAGCGAATAGCCGAGGCTGTTTAACGCCATCCCCATCACTTCGCGCGCCCCGTCAACAAGCAAAATTTGATTGCGCAAATCCGGGTCCCATAAGTCGTTCCAGCTGGTGATCGTTTTGCCACCCAGCATCCCGCGGTTGTAGACGATGCCGACCGTTCCCCAAAAGTACGGCACCGAATAACGGTTATGCGGATCAAACGACAAATCGAGAAACCGCGGGTCGATGTATTTTACGTTCGGCAGCTTGCCATGGTCGAGGGGCAAAAGCAAGTTTTCCTCGATCATCTTGCTGATGGCGTAATCGGACGGAACGGCGACATCAAACATCGCGCCGCCTTGAGCGATTTTCGCCATCATCGCCTCGTTTGAATCGAACGTTTGGTAAACGACTTTCCAGCCGGTTTCTTTTTCAAACTTCCGGATCAGCGCCGGATCGATGTAATCGCCCCAGTTGTACACGCTGACCGTCTTGTCGCCTCCATATCCTTCCGCTTCGTTGAGCCGATGGGTCATGAACATAAGGGCGAACGCGGCGATGAATATAGCGGCAAACCCTTGAACGAGACGTTTCACCTACTTCCGCCCCCCTATTCCGTACATGCGGCCGCCTTTTTGGCTGAGCACGTAATAGCCGACGACCAGCAGCATCGTAAACAAAAACAGCAATGTCGACAGCGCATTGATTGATAGAGAAATGCCTTGGCGCGCCCGCGAATAAATTTCGACCGACAATGTGGAGAACCCGTTTCCTGTCACAAAAAACGTTACGGCAAAATCATCGAGCGAATACGTGAGTGCCATAAAAAACCCGGCCCAGATGCTCGGCGTCAAAAACGGGAGGATCACCCGCGACAGCACTTGCCGCGATCCTGCCCCCAAATCGCGCGCCGCATCGATCCATGTCGGGCTCATCTCCTCAAGCTTGGGCAGCACCATCAGCACGACAATCGGCACACTAAAGGCGATATGGGACAACAGCACGGACACAAACCCCAGCTTGATGCCGGCCAGCGTAAACAACAATAAAAACGAAGCGCCGATGATGACGTCCGGGCTGACGATCAGCACGTTGTTGAGAGCAAGCAGCGTATTTTTCATCCGCTGCCGCTTGACATAGTAAATGGCCAATGCCCCGATGACGCCCAAAATCGTGGCCACCGCCGCCGACAATAACGCGACGACCAGCGTATTGAGCACAATGATCAACAAACGGTCATCCGATAGCACCTCGCCATACCATTCCAGCGTGAAGGATTGAAAATCGTGCATCGTCCCGCCGCTGTTGAACGAATAATACATCAAGTACCCAATCGGCGTGTACATGATGGCAAACACGACAAGCAAATAGACGCGCCCCCACCGATGTGTGCGTTTCATCGACTTCCCTCTTTCCTTCCGCTTCCTGTCAAAAAGACAATGACCGCCATCGCGATCATGAGCACAACCGCAATCGTCGCCCCCATCCCCCAATCTTGGGTGACGAGAAAATGCTGCTCAATGGCCGTGCCAAGCGTAATGACGCGGTTGCCCGCAATGAGGCGCGTAATCATAAACAGCGACAACGCCGGGATAAACACCGCCTGGCAGCCGGCCTTCACCCCACTGAGGGTGAGCGGGAACACGACGCGGCGGAACGTCGTCCACCCGGACGCGCCCAAATCGCGGGCCGCATCAATGAGTGACGGCGGCAATTCTTCCAGCGCATTAAAAATCGGCAGCACCATAAACGGAATAAAAATGTACACCGAGACGAACACAAAGCTGAAATCGGTGAACAACAACTGCCGCGCCCCGAGGCCGATCGCCTGCAAAAAAGCGTTGGCCAGTCCATATGTGCCGAACAGCCCTAAAAACGCATACACCTTCAGCAGCAAATTCACCCACATTGGCAAAATGAGCAACAGCAGCCATAGCTGCTTATGCCGCGTTTTCGTCAGCCAATACGCGGTCGGATAGCCGATCAACAAGGAGGCGAGCGTAATCAGCAGCGCGTACCAAAACGAATACGCCATCATTTTCAAATAAATGGGCGTCAGCACCTTTTCATAATTGGCCAGCGTCCACTGTCCGTCGATATCCAAAAACGACTCATACACGAGAAAGACGAGCGGCGCAATGACAAACAACACCAGCCATGCCGCATAGGGGATCAAATACCAGTTTCGCCATGCCCGTTCCATCCTTCGTCCCCTTTCCTGCGCTCGGCTCGCATGACATGAATCGCTTCCGGTTCAAAGCGAAGCCCGATCGTTTCCCCGACTTCCGCTTTTTTCGTTGAATGAACGAGCCATTCATTGCCGTTTTCATCATAGCCGCAAATTTCATAATGAACGCCGCGGAACAGCAGCGAATCGACGCGAATGACGATTTGGCTGTCTTCCGGTGCGGCGAGCTCCAAATCTTCCGGGCGAATGACAACATCAACCGGTTCGTTGGGCGCAAAGCCGCGGTCAACACATGCAAAACGCCGGCCCGCAAATTCGACGAGAAAGTCTGCGATCATGCGCCCC
Protein-coding regions in this window:
- the pdxR gene encoding MocR-like pyridoxine biosynthesis transcription factor PdxR, whose translation is MKTIIFALHDRSPKYKQIYEKLKSMIEQGDIRANEPLPSIRQLAESLNVSRNTTLMAYEQLVAEGYIRAESRKGYFANEVEPLFAQETRISVRQAKNEPPRPIVVDFRADAVDATHFPLKAWRRISNQIFTSVDCFRYGDPFGELCLREQIAVYLLESRGVDAEPDAIIIGSSTQQMLLSLGHILKEEFQSIIVEDPGYDGAREAFQFHHFRLETVPVSETSVDLSSLREMSSRLIYVTPSHQSPMGVSMPIQQRFLLIQWANEVNGYIIEDDYDSEFRYTQKPFPALASIDSSRVIYLGNFSKSFLPGIRLSYMVLPLPLLDRYRQRFRLFESTASILSQLAMAKFMEEGEWSRHIKRMRLVYKRKMERLTLTLRKALGDMISIIGEQSGLYVLIKVHSDCSEEQLIQRALSHGVKVYPTSRYFVKRRPNQPIIKLGFSGLSLEDIELGVELLKKAWR
- a CDS encoding DUF1572 domain-containing protein — its product is MSIGQEYLRVVRARFLDMKTIAERAMAQCSEEQLFHCFHEEANSIAIIVKHMSGNMVSRWTDFLSSDGEKPNRNRDDEFINDFHTREEVMACWEKGWSALFQTLSELQETDLLRTVTIRGEPHSVIEAIERQMYHYSYHIGQIVYIAKQLNAERWKALTIPRKRKR
- a CDS encoding ABC transporter permease, translated to MKRTHRWGRVYLLVVFAIMYTPIGYLMYYSFNSGGTMHDFQSFTLEWYGEVLSDDRLLIIVLNTLVVALLSAAVATILGVIGALAIYYVKRQRMKNTLLALNNVLIVSPDVIIGASFLLLFTLAGIKLGFVSVLLSHIAFSVPIVVLMVLPKLEEMSPTWIDAARDLGAGSRQVLSRVILPFLTPSIWAGFFMALTYSLDDFAVTFFVTGNGFSTLSVEIYSRARQGISLSINALSTLLFLFTMLLVVGYYVLSQKGGRMYGIGGRK
- a CDS encoding ABC transporter substrate-binding protein, encoding MFMTHRLNEAEGYGGDKTVSVYNWGDYIDPALIRKFEKETGWKVVYQTFDSNEAMMAKIAQGGAMFDVAVPSDYAISKMIEENLLLPLDHGKLPNVKYIDPRFLDLSFDPHNRYSVPYFWGTVGIVYNRGMLGGKTITSWNDLWDPDLRNQILLVDGAREVMGMALNSLGYSLNDTNKQHLQEAKRKLDRLMPNVKAIVGDEIKLLLANEEAAVGVVWSGDAAEIISENEALDYVVPKEGSNLWFDNMVIPKTAKNIEGAHAFINFMLDPKHAAQNAEYVGYSTPNRAALRYLPKDIANDRRFYPDLDSAGRLEVYENLGKRMLAYYNELFLQFKMQ
- a CDS encoding ABC transporter permease; the encoded protein is MERAWRNWYLIPYAAWLVLFVIAPLVFLVYESFLDIDGQWTLANYEKVLTPIYLKMMAYSFWYALLITLASLLIGYPTAYWLTKTRHKQLWLLLLILPMWVNLLLKVYAFLGLFGTYGLANAFLQAIGLGARQLLFTDFSFVFVSVYIFIPFMVLPIFNALEELPPSLIDAARDLGASGWTTFRRVVFPLTLSGVKAGCQAVFIPALSLFMITRLIAGNRVITLGTAIEQHFLVTQDWGMGATIAVVLMIAMAVIVFLTGSGRKEGSR